AGGAACTGCGTCGGATTACTTGACAACTGTGCCGTACGTACCGATTCGGCTTTGCGGGCAGCTGGAGTGCCGACAAACATGTCGCCCTTTCCTGGGGGCGTGGCGCGTGATGCGATGCGAGCACCGGGCGCGCAAAATTACTACATTCCAAAGGGAGGCCCTATCCCTCCAGGATTGAGCGAGGCCCTTGGACGATTCAATCCGCCGAATGTGCCATGAACCCAAACTTCCGAGCGAGGCGAAAGCCGCAGGAAATTTATTGGTGGACGCTGAGCCTGTGGGTTGTCGCGGTTGTCTGCCATCTTGCCTGGTTCGTGGTCGAGGGCACGTCGCCGCAGACTGATGAAGCCTATGCGAGGGGTCTTATCTTCCAGACCGCAGCTTTCGCTTTTTTTCGCTTTCCGTATTGGCTCGGAGGCCTCATCGCGGTGCTAGTCCTTGAGTTCGCAATCTTCGGAAGAAAAGATCGCTGAATAAACAGCTTAGGACGGTGGAAGATCTGCGTGCAACCATTCCCAGGACAGTCCGTGACAACCTCTTCAGTTTCGCCAGCCGATCCTGCCTTGTTCAGCTTCAACGTTGCTCATGTCGCGACGATCCAGACAAGCTTGCTAGAACTGGCGTCGAGGCTGAACTTCAGTGTTGGCCAGGAGGTGGATGACCTCGAGGAGTACGACGTAGCGTACCTTCAATTGAGAGATGGGTTTCACTTTTATCTCTGCAAATACAAGAGCCGACCGCCCAGCGAAACGGAGGTGTTTTTTGCCTCTCAATTGATTGACTGGGAGGCCCGCCTCAGGGAGATATGTTCCGCCCTTGGCATCGACTCGTCGGCCCTTCTCTGGAAGAACACTGCATACATGAAGACTGCTTGAGCGACAGCGCTGGACCGATGGCTGTTGTTTCAGCGCAGCTCCTGGGCGATCTTGGGGACAACTTGGTGGTGCTTAGAAACGCCCCACCTGGGGATAGATGCCAAGCTAGCGCCTGACAACGAACAGAATGAGGGAGTGGGAAATGAACATAGTGAAGGCGCAGCGGCGCGTGGTCGATTTCGCTAGGTCTTCGACTGACCGGCAAAAGGCGTTCAATCAACCAGGGTCTGAAAATCAAGCCATCCATCAACGCCGTGTGCCTGCGTCTTCGAGATTCTTGAAGCGTGGCCTTGTTTCCTGTCTGAGCATCGGCATAGCCTCGGTGCTCCTGGTTGTCTGCGGCAGTGCTTTCGCATATGTCCCATCCCAGAAGTCGTGGTCGCTATGGCAGCAACCGGGGGAATTTCCGACCAAGATGGCCGCATGCCTGGAACTTGGTCCTGCTGCCGCCGACAAGCAAATGCGCGGGACGTATCCCGACTATCCGGCCAACTGGACGATCCTGGGAAACTATCGGGAGTCGGCGAATGGCTTGAATTGCTCTTATGACGCTCAGCGCACCTCTGATGGATTGATCTGGGTTGGTGGCATCGGATTTCGGGTGGCACGTGAGTGGTGCCCCGCTCTGACCAGTACCTTTGTGTCCGGCTGGGGTTGCCAATGCAATCTCCCAGGATTCGTGGAGGACGAAACTCATACTTCTTGCAAACCGGTGCCGGCATCGCAGCCTCCCAACATGTGTATGAAGGGGGCATCGGCAGGCAATCCCATCTTGCCCGCGACCGCTGAAAAATACCGTAGCGAGACCGATTGGATCGACCAAGGCCCCGATGCCTTGTCCTTCACGCGGACGTACCGTAGCAACTGGGTTACCGACGACGCGCGGCTGAGTTCCAGTCTGGGCCAAGTCTGGGCTCATAGCTACAGCGTTGGTCTGAGCGCTATCCCCGTCGCCGCGCCGCTGACGGTCGCCATCACCTTGCCCGAAGGCCATGCACGCACCTTCTCGCGGCCTTCTACCAGTGCAGGGTGGAGCGCCAGCGACAGTGCCGATACCCTGACGCAGGCCGCCGACGGCGCCTGGGTCTGGCGCCGCGCGGACGGCGACACCACCTACAACTTTGCCGCCAACGGCCAACTGCAAACGACAGTCGCCTCCAACGGGTGGATGCACAGCTACACGTACAACGGATCTGGCCAGATCGCCAGCGTCACCAATGCTTTTGGCCGTACCCTTGTCTTCACCTACGTTGCTGGCCGCCTCAGTTCCGTCGGCACGCCGGATGGCCGGACGATAGGCTACGCATACGACGGCGCGGGTCGACTCTCTTCAGTCACCTATTCCGACGGCAAGGCCCGCACCTTTCTCTACGAGAACGCCACATACGGCCAGGCCCTGACAGGCATCCTCGATGAAACTGGCGCTCGCTGGGGAACTTTTGGCTATGACGCCAAAGGGCGAGCCACCAGTTCGGTGCTGGCCAGCGGTGCGGACAGCCACCAGGTCAACTACCAGGCGAGCGTTACGACTGTCGTCGATCCCTTGGGGACGTCGCGCACGTACAGCTACAGCACCGTCAAGGGCCAACTCTCGGTCGCATCGGGTTCCCTGCCTTCAGGTACCGGTGGACATGACGCCGCGACCCGAGTTCAGGACGCCAATGGCCTGATTACGTCAGAGACGGACTTCAAGGGCATCATCACGACGACCTCTTGGGACGTGGCCCGCCGCTTGCCCACCTCAGTCACCCGAGCCTCCGGCACCCCCGAAGCCCAGACGGTGACCACCCAGTGGCACCCGACCTTCTCGCTGCCCGCGCTGGTGACCGAGGCCGGCCGCACGACCGCCTACACTTACGACACCTTGGGCAACATGTTGACCAAGACAGTCACCGACACCACCAGCAATACGGCCCAGCTCTGGCAATGGGCCTACAACGCCCAGCAGCTCGTGGCCACCGCCACCGAGCCTAACGGCGCCGTCGCCAGCTACACCTACGACCCCCGAGGCAACGTCCTCACGGCCACCAACGCCCTCGGGCACGTCACCAGCTACACCTACGACGAGGCCAACCGCGTCGCGAGCTCAACGGGCCCCAACGGCCTGGCCACCAGCTACACCTACGACCCACGCGACCGCCTGCTGACCCAGACCGTCGGCGGTCAGACCACGGTCCTAACCTACAAGCCCTACGGCAGCGTTGAATCGATCACGCTGCCCACCGGCTTGGTCCTCACCTACAGCTACGACGCCGCCCACCGCCTCACCGGCTGGAGCAACAACCGCGGCGAGAGCGGGCTCTACACCCTGGACGGCATGGGCAACCGCACCGCCGAGCAGATCAAGGACAGCGCCGGCAATGTCGCCTGGAACGCCGTTCGCACCATCAACAACATCAACCGGCCAACTGCCAGAACCGAAGGCCCCAACCAGAGCGGCTATTTCAGCTACGACACCAACGGCGAACTCATACGCGCGACCAACGGTCTCAACCAGAGCACGCAGTATGGGTTGGACGGCCTGCGCAGGATCAAATCCATCACCAACGCTGCGGGCGCTGCCGCCACCCTTCAGTACAACGCCCTCGATGCCGTCACCGAAGCCAAGGACTTCAAGGGCGTGGCCACCACCTACGCGCGCGACGCCCAAGGCAACGCCACGGCCGAGAGCAGCGCCGACACCGGCGGCGCCAGCACCCAGTACGACGCCCTGGGCCTGCCCAACCAGATCACCGACGCCCTCGGCCAGGCCACCACCATCACCCGCGATGCCCTGGGCCGTCCCACCAACTTGGTCTTCGCCGACGGCAAGACCACCACCCTGCGCTACGACCTGAGCGCGAACAGCAAGGGCTACCTCTCCGAGATCGTCGATCGCAGCGGCACCACCGAGTACACGCGAGACACCTTCGGCCGGGTCACCCTCAAGAAGCAGACCCTGGCCAACG
The Variovorax paradoxus genome window above contains:
- a CDS encoding RHS repeat-associated core domain-containing protein; this translates as MKGASAGNPILPATAEKYRSETDWIDQGPDALSFTRTYRSNWVTDDARLSSSLGQVWAHSYSVGLSAIPVAAPLTVAITLPEGHARTFSRPSTSAGWSASDSADTLTQAADGAWVWRRADGDTTYNFAANGQLQTTVASNGWMHSYTYNGSGQIASVTNAFGRTLVFTYVAGRLSSVGTPDGRTIGYAYDGAGRLSSVTYSDGKARTFLYENATYGQALTGILDETGARWGTFGYDAKGRATSSVLASGADSHQVNYQASVTTVVDPLGTSRTYSYSTVKGQLSVASGSLPSGTGGHDAATRVQDANGLITSETDFKGIITTTSWDVARRLPTSVTRASGTPEAQTVTTQWHPTFSLPALVTEAGRTTAYTYDTLGNMLTKTVTDTTSNTAQLWQWAYNAQQLVATATEPNGAVASYTYDPRGNVLTATNALGHVTSYTYDEANRVASSTGPNGLATSYTYDPRDRLLTQTVGGQTTVLTYKPYGSVESITLPTGLVLTYSYDAAHRLTGWSNNRGESGLYTLDGMGNRTAEQIKDSAGNVAWNAVRTINNINRPTARTEGPNQSGYFSYDTNGELIRATNGLNQSTQYGLDGLRRIKSITNAAGAAATLQYNALDAVTEAKDFKGVATTYARDAQGNATAESSADTGGASTQYDALGLPNQITDALGQATTITRDALGRPTNLVFADGKTTTLRYDLSANSKGYLSEIVDRSGTTEYTRDTFGRVTLKKQTLANGSVQQVSYSYNPNGTLASIGYPNNGGLLTHSYDATGRLTGLSLNGNPLVTGIAWNPLGQPTVWTWAFASPSLAASRSYDTAGRMTSTEFSSYVYDAAGRITSLTQTLYAPGDTDPTHSTIGAVAITWIVGYNTVGRITGFNATGSTAGFGYDANGNRSSSTRVLNGQSTSRTYTVGAASNRLTGFSQIMSGSSSTSVTYGYNANGDLVSDGLRSYTYDAEGRLVASTTGATDVSPTTRYAHNALGQRVFKTEPLYPPGPGDEADPGFMQSLIAFFTRLWSPATNQAEQLGYAYVYDENGTLISEAGSGGANSAGQVSYIYLPTVTGPMPIAAVINGDIYAVHSDHLNTPRKLSNADGQPVWQWSYSAFGEDKPTIAKNRFANLETTPNPGTTNISEVKFNLRYPGQYADEESGLFYNYFRSYDARTGRYSQPDPIGLDGGWNRFGYVSGNPLTYVDSKGLLAALPASRSSAPGGIPWPSTAPHTDAVPGSRPDAIDRLFPPEPSGSNENQLCFNDCTAERAGCTAMCTRARTDPNLPTVFGGSFGTCMRSCMPARCGGFG